The genomic region GCTCGACAATTGCATCTTTTTGCATACCAATTGTACTCTTTTGAAGCAGGACCCTGGGCCAGTAGGAGCAGACTGGTTGGCTCGCTTCTGTTGCTACATTATTCACTGATGGTTCTTGCTTTATCGCATCTGCCGGAATGCTAACCATCGTTTCTACATTGTTTATCGCCGCTGGTGTTATGGGCTGTTGTTCGATCGCCGTGGAATTTGGTGGCCAGATAGAGCGTAAGGCAATCATCTCGTCCAGTTTATGGCaacaaaaatcgcaaaacactGCATCGGGGGTTGCCTCGAACGTAATGACGACCGAGTATACCAACCGAAGGATTGATAGCCTTTCTTGGTCCATGGTAAGTTGTCCCGTGCTGGTGAAACAGTATTGCCATGCGTTCCTCAAACTTCCACAGAGAGTACATATTAGGACGGTCGGATCGACAATTTCGGAGCGTACCTCTACTTCAGACTTAACGAAATCGTCCGCCCAACATTCAGATTGTACTTGGTATTCTGCTGTGTAGCAAAGGTTGCCTTGAGGAAGCGTCATGGCATCGCTTCCGATCATactggaagaaggaaaacatgagAAGCTATTGGAATTTAACTGGAACTTTCTGGTTGTTACCTTTTCTGGTTTCTCTAGCTAGTACCTAATGGTGCGGAGAGTCGTTCTGATTTACCAACTTTTCCAAACGGTTCGCGAAAACCAAATATTAAGCGGGCGACAGACGAACCGTAAACTCTAGCAAACTCGCCCTGTTGacaagccggggatacatgaagcgtaaactcaagcgtaaagccggcgatacatgaagcgtaaactcaagcgtaaaggccggaatacacgaagcgtaaactctcgtataaactcagaatgtaatgccaaaaagtttacatttgccgtttacacgatgtaaaagagattataggtccacggagcataaatcctagcgtaaacgctgtttgcaagcgatttgccccactacatttcctgttcgtggtttgcattaatagtgagtgttcattactagcgttttagaccgtttctacacacagccaaaatttggcggctaaagtcaaaaaaagagaacttcatttttccaacattttggaaaaaataatggcagatggagacaaatttacatctacggtacggcgtacactggagtgcagcattatgtgtctgccgatcatcttaaagcatattatattttaaaaaaaagctgtttgcaggtgtgttaaagttatttcgcgatgattctgtagtttttctgaagttcttcttttcaagcgtccctacacacaccattattttttttatatggagcttttgacttttgccgacaattttgactttagccgccaaattttggctgtgtgtagaaactgtcttaaATCtatttctttggaaaaaagattctatttttctcacaaaagtcgattaaagttcagtgtaattcggattacgcgtctcaacccggtcatgtaaacatgttcaagtgtaaattaattttatatttacgcttgagtttacgcttcatgtatcgccggcttaaatataaaattaatttacacttgaacatgtttacatgaccgggttgagacgtgtaatctgAATttcactgaacttttatcgacttttgtgagaaaaatattattttttttccgaagaaaaggtaaaacgggtcgactgcccccgtgaacttttttatcgtgtatgtttcattttcccgggcgaaattcattttaattaacgcccagCTTCGAACCCACCCTTATAAACGTCacgaaaacgataaaattcaaaaagatagaaagagaggcaactatgaacgaaagagaaagagcatacttatcgatcagctgtttcctgtcaaacgtgggaaacgataaaaatgcagaaatagcatggcgcatgcgtaagtcactagagtgaaagagatagttatATTCCGCTATCCCGTCCCGAGGCaacatggccggtttgttggtaaacaaaacaacgccatCTGGCGGTCGCGGTGATGGCCTCTGCAGatggcgttgatttatttgccgCCCGTTTGAATCAGCGGTTGGCGcgtgcgcccaatgcaccatggtttctcgctcagcgttcagccatgtcgtcgcacacggctggccggttgctagcgcactcgtggcgcgtccgctgctggccggctggctgcccagcaccgaccgctccgcgacacctaagacatctggacagcattttcaggctccaggtcatggacattgccaggtgcggagtttgactgggacggtacatctccaaaacgataacggaggtgtccaaaggtcagctcagtgtggacagaaaccacacgctgagcataaggacaaaagctggcttgatctcgacaattTATAAGTCGTGCGCGTGGTTGCATGTTcgttagtttgaaatttgaattttcaaaacgaattcgccTCTACTTTCAACTCGCCTTGGTAACCTATAGCtgtgcctttctttcaaaggttggcctttctctctctggcgcattggctaggtaggaaatcggcaaccctgctaaaatggttgccaatttatactggcgaaatcccacaatgacagttaagcggagagttcacgggggcagtcgacccgttttaccgaagaaaaagattaaaaacgctagtaatgatcactcactattaatgcaaaccacaaacaggaaatatagtgaggcaaatcgcttgcaaacagcgtttacgctaggatttatgctccgtggacctataatcttttttacaccgtgtaaacggcaaatgtaaactttttggcattagacagtttctacacacagccaaaatttggcggctaaagtcaaaaaaagagaacttcatttttccaacattttggaaaaaataatggcagatggagacaaatttacatctacggtacggcgtacactggagtgcagcattatgtgtctgccgatcatcttaaagcatattatatttttaaaaaagctgtttgcaggtgtgttaaagttatttcgcgatgattctgtagtttttctgaagttcttcttttcaagcgtccctacacacaccattatttttttatatggagcttttgacttttgccgacaattttgactttagccgccaaattttggctgtgtgtagaaactgtcttagcgccctgttagcgccctgttagtctctaaacagggcaatttgagtggcggtgagcgatttctgtcacacgggcgGCACGTTCGGCAAATTTTATCATTGCTTGTCAGCGTACATGAAATTACAAGTAATATTTTCGACaagagttttattttaaagtgTTAAAAAGTAGCGACCTCAGACGATTGCATAACGACTTGTGTGATTTGGTGTTGATTAGTGTGAACGTGCCGCAAGCAAGCCGCAAATGGCTTAAGTTTTCCGCCGGTAAAACGCCTCGCAATGTCGCAGCCGCGGATCGATATCGAATACTGGTACGTTTAGCAGCTCGGACTGATGCTCTAGCTACCGATCGTTAAACCTTCTCCATTACCTTCTGATAGCACGGTGTGCAACTCGAAGCCGCAGTGTCTGGAGCTGGCCCGGACGATCCGCGAGCAGATTCCGGAAGCGGACGTGATTTGTCACAGTGGGCGTCGCGGTTCTTTCGAGGTGCAGATCAACGATACCCTAGTGCACTCGAAGCTTGCCTCGCTTGCCTTTCCCGACTATGCGGAGGTGCTGGATCGGGTACGGGATGCCCAGCAAGGGTTACCTATACGGCCTGTCGCATAGCAACCCATCACTGATTGCGTGATTCAGTAACGAAAAGTGAGTGCGAGCCTCTTGTGCGACAAGCAAACACACCATCCGATCCGGGAACAAAAGTTGATCACGAGAAGGCCACCGTCCTACTAAACTGAGCTGAAAAGCTGAGCCAAATTCAACACAACACCAGTATCCCAGGCTATCATCTATTGTTTAATATTTATCCAAAAACCACGGCGTTAGGATGATGGAGCGACGGAAACTGGACGCTCCCCATTCCCCAGCTATTATCCCCCCGATAGCCGTGGCAATCGCGCTCCTGCGATCCGCACCTCCCTGAAGCTTTCCGGCCTTGGATTTATAGCtgcatttgaaaaaatgggaaaacagaaaccaaaGTCAACTATTTTTCGACAGCAACCGTTCGGGGTGTACCGCCGGTACTTACCTTCAGGGCTTCGGCGTCTAGACGCATGCACGGGATATCTTGACTGTTGTAAACCGCTCGGGCCAGGTTGCGGCGAATATGGTTCTATAGCCACCCCAACATTCCGTGCAGGTGTAGTGATGGACATGCTTACTGCCGAGTAATCGGTCGAACTGCTGTGGTTTGGTGTGACAGTAGGTGTTTTACTCCGATTCTGCGATTGCGAGCTGGATTCGGAATCGTTTCTGTTCGTCGCGACGGACCGTGAACTGTTTATCGAGATATTGCGCGTCCCTCGCTGCGGCGTATATGGTTCTATAGCCACCCCAACATTCCGTGCAGGTGTAGCGATGGACATGCTTACTACCGAGTAATCGGTCGAACTGCTGTGGTTTGGTGTGACAGTAGGTGTTTTACTCCGATTCTGCGATTGCGAGCTGATGTTAAACGATTCCGACCGATCGGATTCGGAATCGTTTCTGTTCGTCGCGACGGACCGTGAACTGTTCATCGAGATGTTGCGCGTCCCTCGCTCCGATCGGCCCTGGGCCTGGTTGGAGGTACGTTCGTGGAGCGGGGTGCGTTCGACCAAATCCAAATAAAAGTTGCTAATAGCGTTGCACCTTTGCTGGAGATCCCGGAACCAATTCTCTTCGCTGCCGTAGTCCTGGAAGCACATGCCATGAACGGGAGGGAACGCCTTGCGCAGTTTGCGCAGCTTCACCGTTTTCGGGAACGGCTTACACGTCAGTTCTTTGAAGCATAGGTTCATCCTCGTCTCCTTGGAGATGACGACGACTTGGTCGATGCCAAGTGATTGGAAGTCGCCGAGATCCGATACCACGAATCCCAGCACGAGTTGTCGAAAATCATCATCTCCCAGAAGGCTGTCGGGCGTCAGCTTCTCCGGATTCAGGCAATTCGGACATAGAACAAACAGTGAGCACTGCAAAAATACgcgaataaacaaaaaaaacatgtttgtaGCGGCAAGCGGCGGAACAGGGCCGAATATCACGGCGTTTACTTACCCCAATGCAATTTCTTAACGCTTGTCGAGCATCCTCGCTTTGTAGCACTTTCTCATCAATTAGGAAAGGCGAATACTTTCCGCAAATGGAGCAGGACGGGAAAAATCCCATTTCTTGGCTGAGGCGCTCGGACGCTGAGAGCGGGAAATcacaaagtgtctataggaaacaggtgaagtcataccgaacaaaatcgctcgcgaaacttagaaaaatgaatgaaaaaaattgacagtcgttgcctatgttttggttgcgttggagacgctggGACTTTTTATCttagattaaaatgtttcttttagctgttccttctatactacaatgtaacaatagttatgccgaaataaactgcatactttattctaaaagaaaaacaagt from Anopheles aquasalis chromosome Y, idAnoAquaMG_Q_19, whole genome shotgun sequence harbors:
- the LOC126579925 gene encoding migration and invasion enhancer 1-like gives rise to the protein MSQPRIDIEYCTVCNSKPQCLELARTIREQIPEADVICHSGRRGSFEVQINDTLVHSKLASLAFPDYAEVLDRVRDAQQGLPIRPVA
- the LOC126579920 gene encoding uncharacterized protein LOC126579920 isoform X1 produces the protein MGFFPSCSICGKYSPFLIDEKVLQSEDARQALRNCIGCSLFVLCPNCLNPEKLTPDSLLGDDDFRQLVLGFVVSDLGDFQSLGIDQVVVISKETRMNLCFKELTCKPFPKTVKLRKLRKAFPPVHGMCFQDYGSEENWFRDLQQRCNAISNFYLDLVERTPLHERTSNQAQGRSERGTRNISMNSSRSVATNRNDSESDRSESFNISSQSQNRSKTPTVTPNHSSSTDYSVVSMSIATPARNVGVAIEPYTPQRGTRNISINSSRSVATNRNDSESSSQSQNRSKTPTVTPNHSSSTDYSAVSMSITTPARNVGVAIEPYSPQPGPSGLQQSRYPVHASRRRSPEGKYRRYTPNGCCRKIVDFGFCFPIFSNAAINPRPESFREVRIAGARLPRLSGG
- the LOC126579920 gene encoding uncharacterized protein LOC126579920 isoform X2 is translated as MGFFPSCSICGKYSPFLIDEKVLQSEDARQALRNCIGCSLFVLCPNCLNPEKLTPDSLLGDDDFRQLVLGFVVSDLGDFQSLGIDQVVVISKETRMNLCFKELTCKPFPKTVKLRKLRKAFPPVHGMCFQDYGSEENWFRDLQQRCNAISNFYLDLVERTPLHERTSNQAQGRSERGTRNISMNSSRSVATNRNDSESDRSESFNISSQSQNRSKTPTVTPNHSSSTDYSVVSMSIATPARNVGVAIEPYTPQRGTRNISINSSRSVATNRNDSESSSQSQNRSKTPTVTPNHSSSTDYSAVSMSITTPARNVGVAIEPYSPQPGPSGLQQSRYPVHASRRRSPEAINPRPESFREVRIAGARLPRLSGG